Part of the Crossiella cryophila genome, CATCAGGTTGGGGCGGTAGCTCAGATCGGCCATCGCGGTCAGCACGGCGTCCCGTTTCTCCGGGGTGACCACGGCGTTGCCGGTCAGCACCCGGGACACCGTCGCCTTGGACACCCCGGCCCGCGCCGCGATGTCGGTGATCGTCGCCTTCCTGCCCGCCACCAGCCCCACCCTCCCCATTCACCTGGGCGTTGACCGCCCCTGTGACGGATGTTACATTCCCGAAACGCGTTTGAAACCGGTTTCAAGCCAATGGTTCACCACCCCCTGCTTGGAGGAACCATGAGTTTGCTCAGCCGTGGGCTGGCCGCTGCCACCGCGGTCCTCACGTTAGGCGTGTTAGTCCCGCTGGCCGTCGCGGTCGGCACGGGATCGGCCCAGGCCGAGCCGATCGGCGCGGGCAGCTACACCACCACCCTGCCCGCGGGCGCGGTGCTGCCCACCGCCTGCGGGGACATCCCGCGCAACCCCCGCCAGTACGTCACCGGCAACGCCCCCTCGGGTGCGGTGCCGACCAACGACTGGTGGTCCTCGCTGATCTTCAAGCGCAACAACTGCGCGTACTCCGACAACCTGATGGCGCACCCGTTCTCCTTCAACACCAGCGCGAACGGCCTCGGCGTCGACTACGCCACCAACGTCACCATCAGCGGCACGGCCACCGGGGTGGGGGAGTACCACTACCCGTACTCCACCGACTTCACCCTGGGCGTGACCGGGCTGAACTCGCCGGATGTGAAGGTGGACGGCTGGACCGACTGGACGGTCAGCCCCTACTTCAGCGATGGCGCGCGCACCCTGCGCACCACCATCGGCCACGGCCTGCCCTTCGTCTACGCCAGGGTCACCGGCGGCGACGCGCGCCTGGGCTTCCCGGCCGCGCCGACGGTGTGGTCCAACTCCGGGGCCACCATCGGTTTCACCGCCGAGGGCCACGACTACGTGGCCTACGCGCCGTCCGGGTCGACCTGGAACGTCGGCGGCAACGCCATCACCTCCTCCTTGGCGGGCAAGGGTTTCTTCTCGGTGGCGGTGCTGCCGACCACCCCGGCCAGCAGTGCGGCGGACCGGCAGGCGCTGCTGACCTCCTACGGGCGGCACGCGCACGCCCACGTCACCGGCACCAAGGTCGAGTGGGCCTACGACCAGGCGGCCAGCACGGTGCGCGCCACCTACCGCTACACCACCCAGGCCATGGAGGGCGGCCAGAGCGGCACCGTGGTCGCGCTGTACCCGCACCAGTGGCAGAACCTCAGCGGCGCCACCCCGATCCCGCAAACCTATGTCTCACCACGAGGTCAGCTCAAAACCCTGGTCGGCGCCTCGGCGTTCACCACCGCCATCCGCTACCACGGTGTGCTGCCCGAACTACCCCAGGTCGGCATGACCGGCGGCGACCTGACCACGCTGAACAACTACCTCAACGAGGCATCCGCCGGTGACCCCTTCGCCGGGTTCAACAACGACACCTACTGGACCGGCAAGGCGCTGGGCCGGGCCGCGCGGATGATCGAGATCGCCGACCAGGTGGGCAACCTGGCGGTGCGGGACAAGCTGATCGGCGCCATCCGCACCCGGCTCACCGACTGGTTCACCGCGCCCAACGGCAAGAACGAGCGGGTCTTCTACTACGACCGCAACTGGGGTTCGCTGACCGGTTTCCCGGCCTCCTACGGCTCGGACACCGACCTCAACGACCACCACTTCCACTACGGCTACTACATCTCCGCCGCGGCCACCCTGGCCAAGTACGACCCGGCCTGGGCCTCGGCAGGCCAGTACGGCGGCATGGTGAACCTGCTGATCCGGGACGCCAACGGGTTCAACCGCAACGACACCATGTTCCCGTTCCTGCGTGACTTCGACATCTTCGCCGGCCACGACTGGGCGGCCGGGCACGGCGCGTTCTTCGCCGGCAACAACCAGGAATCCAGCTCCGAGGGCATGAACTTCGCCAACGCGGTGATCCAGTGGGGCCTGGCCACCGGCGACACCGCGGCCCGGGACGCCGGATTGTTCATGTACACCACCCAGGGCGAGGCGATCAAGGAGTACTGGTTCGACAACCGGGACGTCAACTTCCCCAGCGCCTTCCAGCACTCCACGGTCGGCATGGTGTGGGGCGACGGCGGCGCGTACTCGACCTGGTTCAGCGCCGAACCGGAGATGATCCAGGGCATCAACATGCTGCCCATCAACGGCGGATCCCTGTACCTGGGCCATGATCCGGCCTACATCGACCGGAACCTGCGCGAGCTGGTCACCAACAACGGCGGCCCACCGACGGTGTGGCGGGACATCATCTGGTCCTTCCAGGCACTGTCCAAACCGGACACCGCGCTAGCGGAGTTCCGTGCCGGGAACTACACGGTGGAGGAGGGCGAGACCAAGGCCCGCACCTTCCAGTGGCTGCGCAACCTCAGCGCGCTGGGCCAGGTGGACCGCACGGTCACCGCCAACCACCCGCTGCACGCGGTGTTCACCCGCAACGGGGCGAAAACCTATGTGGCGACCAACATCTCCAACCAGCCGATCACGGTGACCTTCTCCAACGGCACCACCCTCACCGTGGGCGCGGGTAAGACGGCCACCACCGGTGCGATCACCTGGAGCGGCGGCAACGGCTCCGGTGGCCAGCCCACCTCCAGCAGCAGCTCCACCACGACCACGACGACGACCACCACCACGACGACCACGACCGGGCCGCCGCCGGTGCGCGGCAACCGGTTCTTCGTCAACAACCCGGGCGCGCTCAGCCTCACCGAGTCCACCGGCGGCCGCGTGGACACCATCGCCGGCGCGGGCGGCGGCAACAACGACGGCACCCCGCGCAACGCCCAGACCTACACCGCCTGCGGCCTGACCGGGACCCATGACCCGGCCAAGCAGACCGGGTTCAACCTGTTCGTCGACTCCGGGACGGGCGTGGCCAACGGGGTGCAGGCGCGGGTCTCCTACGACTTCACCGGCTCCGGGAACTACGGCCGGGTGGAGACCTACCGCTACTTCGCCACCGACCCGGTCGCCGGCTGGGAGAACTACGCCGCGGGCGCCCAGCACTCCAGTTCGGGCGGCTTCAGCGAGTTGCGCAACGGGTGCGTGCGGCTGGAGGTGTGGAGTGCGATCGGCACCGGCCCGACCTCGCTGCGGGTCAACGCGACCGCGGGTCAGGGTCAGCAGTCGGTGTTGACAATTCCATTCCAGTAAGCCTATCCGGTAAATACATCGCCTTAGTTCACAACCGTGAAAATTCATGGTTGTGAACTAAGGCGTTGCCGTTTTCCGGGGATTTACGAATATCGGCGTATTGACCCCGACGTGGTCTGGACCACACCATCGTTTGCGTTATCCGCGCTTCTCGCCGCGACGCGCGACCCGGGTATCCATCCCTGAGGAGACCGATGACCGCCCAGCATCGACGCCGGACAATCGTCGCCGCGCTCGCCTCGTTCACCGCATCGTTCCTGCTGGCAGGCGCCTCGCCTACGCTCGCGGAACCCGCACCGGCCGCCACCGGAGCCCCGGCGGCCGCCCTGGCCCCACCCACCTTCACCCACCCCGGTGTGTACGTCAGCCGGGGTCAGCTCGATTTCGTGCGGGGCCGGGTCCAGGCCGGCGCGCAGCCGTGGAAGGCCGCCTATGACCAGATGAACGGGCATGCCCTCGCCTCGCTGTCCCGAAATCCGAAACCGAGGGCCGTGGTCGAGTGCGGTCCGTACTCGAACCCGAACCTGGGCTGCACCGATGAGCGGCAGGACGCCATCGCGGCCTACACCAACGCGTTGAACTGGTACATCACCAGGGATCAGCGTTACGCCACCAAGGCGATCCAGATCATGGACGCCTGGTCGGCTACCATCCGCGACCACACCAACAGCAACGCCCCGCTGCAGACCGCCTGGGCCGGGGTGTCCTGGGCCAAGGCCGCGGAGATCATCCGGCACACCGGCGGCGGCTGGGCGGCGGCCGGGGTGACCCGGTTCAGCACCATGCTGCGCAACGTCTACCTGCCCAAGGTGATCAACGGCCACGCCACCAGCAACGGCAACTGGGAACTCACCATGATGGAGGCCTCCATCGGCATCGCGGTGTTCCTGGAGGACCGGAGCGCCTACGACCGCGCGGTGACCAAGTTCCGCCAGCGGGTGCCCGCCTTCCTCTACGTCACCGGTGACGGCGCCTACGCCAAGGGCCCGGTGGGCAGCGGCATCGACACCAGGGAGGAGATCATCCGCTACTGGCACAACCAGTCCACCTTCGTGGACGGCCTGAGCCAGGAGACCTGCCGCGACTTCACCCACACCGGCTACGGCCTGGCCAGCATCGCCAACTTCGCCGAGACCACCCGGCACCAGGGCCAGGACCTGTACCCGGAGATCGGCGACCGGCTGCGGCACGCGCTGGGCTTCCACGCCAAGTACGAACTCGGCGAGGCGGCACCGAGCTGGCTGTGCGGCGGCAACATCAAGCGCGGCGTCGGCCCGGTCTCCGAGGTCGGCTACAACGCCCTGGCCAACCGGATGGGCCACACCATGGCCAACACCCAGCGCCTGGTGGAATCCCGGCGCCCGGCAGGCACCAACATCCTCTTCGTCGCCTGGCAAACCCTCACCCACGCCAACAACCCGGCCTGACCCGGCTGCCCGCGCCCGCCCCTCCGCCGAGGGACGGGCGCGGCAAGCGCTTACCCAGCCCGCGACAACTGCTCGTTCATGATCAGGAACGCCCCGAGACCATGCAGATCATTCGTGCTACGTGGCCGGTTGAAGTAGTAGTTGAGATCACCCGGCCCGGTGCCGACACAGATCTCCCGCAGATTCGTCCGCCCATCGGTCCCCAGCGAGATCCGTTGCAGCACCCCCTGATACCCCTTGGCCGCCACCGCGCGGAAGCCCGGATCCAGATACCCCTTCTCCACCCCACGCGAGA contains:
- a CDS encoding glycosyl hydrolase — encoded protein: MSLLSRGLAAATAVLTLGVLVPLAVAVGTGSAQAEPIGAGSYTTTLPAGAVLPTACGDIPRNPRQYVTGNAPSGAVPTNDWWSSLIFKRNNCAYSDNLMAHPFSFNTSANGLGVDYATNVTISGTATGVGEYHYPYSTDFTLGVTGLNSPDVKVDGWTDWTVSPYFSDGARTLRTTIGHGLPFVYARVTGGDARLGFPAAPTVWSNSGATIGFTAEGHDYVAYAPSGSTWNVGGNAITSSLAGKGFFSVAVLPTTPASSAADRQALLTSYGRHAHAHVTGTKVEWAYDQAASTVRATYRYTTQAMEGGQSGTVVALYPHQWQNLSGATPIPQTYVSPRGQLKTLVGASAFTTAIRYHGVLPELPQVGMTGGDLTTLNNYLNEASAGDPFAGFNNDTYWTGKALGRAARMIEIADQVGNLAVRDKLIGAIRTRLTDWFTAPNGKNERVFYYDRNWGSLTGFPASYGSDTDLNDHHFHYGYYISAAATLAKYDPAWASAGQYGGMVNLLIRDANGFNRNDTMFPFLRDFDIFAGHDWAAGHGAFFAGNNQESSSEGMNFANAVIQWGLATGDTAARDAGLFMYTTQGEAIKEYWFDNRDVNFPSAFQHSTVGMVWGDGGAYSTWFSAEPEMIQGINMLPINGGSLYLGHDPAYIDRNLRELVTNNGGPPTVWRDIIWSFQALSKPDTALAEFRAGNYTVEEGETKARTFQWLRNLSALGQVDRTVTANHPLHAVFTRNGAKTYVATNISNQPITVTFSNGTTLTVGAGKTATTGAITWSGGNGSGGQPTSSSSSTTTTTTTTTTTTTTGPPPVRGNRFFVNNPGALSLTESTGGRVDTIAGAGGGNNDGTPRNAQTYTACGLTGTHDPAKQTGFNLFVDSGTGVANGVQARVSYDFTGSGNYGRVETYRYFATDPVAGWENYAAGAQHSSSGGFSELRNGCVRLEVWSAIGTGPTSLRVNATAGQGQQSVLTIPFQ
- a CDS encoding alginate lyase family protein, translating into MTAQHRRRTIVAALASFTASFLLAGASPTLAEPAPAATGAPAAALAPPTFTHPGVYVSRGQLDFVRGRVQAGAQPWKAAYDQMNGHALASLSRNPKPRAVVECGPYSNPNLGCTDERQDAIAAYTNALNWYITRDQRYATKAIQIMDAWSATIRDHTNSNAPLQTAWAGVSWAKAAEIIRHTGGGWAAAGVTRFSTMLRNVYLPKVINGHATSNGNWELTMMEASIGIAVFLEDRSAYDRAVTKFRQRVPAFLYVTGDGAYAKGPVGSGIDTREEIIRYWHNQSTFVDGLSQETCRDFTHTGYGLASIANFAETTRHQGQDLYPEIGDRLRHALGFHAKYELGEAAPSWLCGGNIKRGVGPVSEVGYNALANRMGHTMANTQRLVESRRPAGTNILFVAWQTLTHANNPA